A window of the Salvelinus fontinalis isolate EN_2023a chromosome 14, ASM2944872v1, whole genome shotgun sequence genome harbors these coding sequences:
- the si:ch211-284e20.8 gene encoding LOW QUALITY PROTEIN: fetuin-B (The sequence of the model RefSeq protein was modified relative to this genomic sequence to represent the inferred CDS: inserted 2 bases in 1 codon; deleted 1 base in 1 codon) has product MGLWQSMGLWQSMGLWQSMGLWQSMGLWQSRVCGRAWGCGRAWGCGRAGAVAEHGVVAEHGVVAEHGAVAEHGAVAEQGAVAEQGLWQSRGCGRAWGCGVCVWLVALCVCWHGGSPSPVTPGVECQGPEVLRAAEEGLDQINSDLTEGFILSLNRLYDVSQQTGVRLQLFNLTIDVLETKCHVISRKPWKKYEVKDVANVPVYGHCMASXKSVELRSYKCAIQQVPATVNVDTCPDCPTVVQLDDPIIAETANLSSMKYKRMNRLPNYFTLLNVTGASMQWVMGPAYFVEFTIRETVCAKDTPDVDLTQCKMMDCEFAGSTHKAFCTGSHTTLDDGMFQTKRPIEVKCEIFEPEAAKAEAHVRGDSGHQSEDEDHKHAHTYLHPYEHHHHHHPPNSNQASPRPKRSLGIVVVLSPPHVPPPPRASPAASNCPAKRKTNLGLDRFPI; this is encoded by the exons ATGGGGCTGTGGCAGAGCATGGGGTTGTGGCAGAGCATGGGGCTGTGGCAGAGCATGGGGCTGTGGCAGAGCATGGGGCTGTGGCAGAGCAGGGTCTGTGGAAGAGCATGGGGTTGTGGCAGAGCATGGGGCTGTGGCAGAGCAGGGGCTGTGGCAGAGCATGGGGTTGTGGCAGAGCATGGGGTGGTGGCAGAGCATGGGGCTGTGGCAGAGCATGGGGCTGTGGCAGAGCAGGGGGCTGTGGCAGAGCAGGGCCTGTGGCAGAGCAGGGGCTGTGGCAGAGCATGGG GATGTGGGGTCTGTGTGTGGCTggtggccctgtgtgtgtgttggcatggGGGTAGCCCCTCCCCGGTGACCCCTGGAGTGGAGTGCCAGGGCCCGGAGGTCCTGAGGGCGGCAGAGGAAGGCCTGGACCAGATCAATTCTGACCTCACCGAAGGATTCATCCTCAGCCTCAACAGACTCTATGATGTCAGCCAGCAGACAGGGGTGAGGCTA CAGCTGTTCAACCTGACCATAGACGTGCTGGAGACAAAGTGTCATGTGATCAGCAGGAAGCCGTGGAAGAAATATGAAGTAAAGGATGTAGCTAACGTACCA GTGTATGGGCATTGTATGGCGTC AAAGAGTGTGGAACTGCGCAGCTATAAATGTGCCATCCAACAAG TGCCTGCCACGGTCAACGTCGACACGTGTCCAGACTGTCCAACAGTAGTGCAGCTGGATGACCCCATTATAGCGGAGACGGCCAATCTG TCCTCCATGAAATACAAGAGAATGAATCGCCTGCCAAACTACTTCACCCTCCTCAACGTAACAGGAGCTAGCATGCAG TGGGTAATGGGTCCGGCCTACTTTGTAGAGTTCACCATCAGAGAGACGGTCTGTGCTAAGGACACTCCTGACGTTGATCTGACCCAGTGTAAAATGATGGACTGTGAATTTGCAGGGAGTACA CACAAGGCCTTTTGCACAGGCTCTCACACCACTCTGGATGATGGCATGTTTCAGACCAAACGTCCCATCGAGGTGAAGTGTGAAATCTTTGAACCAGAG GCTGCCAAGGCAGAGGCCCATGTCAGAGGAGACAGTGGGCATCAGAGTGAAGATGAGGACcataaacacgcacacacatacctgCACCCCTAtgagcaccaccaccaccaccacccccccaacTCCAATCAGGCTTCCCCCAGACCGAAGCGCTCGTTGGGTATAGTGGTGGTTCTATCTCCCCCTCATGTTCCACCACCTCCGCGAGCCTCACCAGCAGCAAGCAACTGTCCAGCCAAGAGGAAAACTAACCTGGGACTGGATAGGTTTCCAATTTGA